A portion of the Achromobacter sp. MFA1 R4 genome contains these proteins:
- the gorA gene encoding glutathione-disulfide reductase — protein MAFDFDLFVIGAGSGGVRAARFSASFGARVAVAESRYLGGTCVNVGCVPKKLLVYGAHYSEDFEQAHGFGWSAQAPKFDWPTLIANKNREIERLNGIYRNLLVNSGVTLLEGHARIVDPHKVEINGKTYSAAHILVATGGWPQVPDIPGKEHAITSNEAFFLKDLPRRVLVVGGGYIAVEFASIFNGMGAQTVQSYRGPLFLRGFDLGVREHLRDELTKKGIDLRMNTEVARIDKREDGTLAATCKDGAVIETDCVFYATGRRPMLDNLGLESTGVKLREDGFIEVDDEYRTAEPSILAIGDVIGRVPLTPVALAEGMAVARRLFRPQEYRKVDYKLIPTAVFSLPNIGTVGMTTEEAREAGYELQLFESRFRPMKLTLTESQERTLMKVIVDAQTDRVLGVHMVGPDAGEIVQGLAVALKAGATKAVFDDTIGIHPTAAEEFVTMRTPVAQ, from the coding sequence ATGGCATTTGATTTTGATCTGTTTGTGATCGGCGCGGGCTCCGGCGGCGTCCGCGCGGCGCGCTTTTCGGCCAGCTTCGGCGCGCGCGTGGCGGTGGCCGAAAGCCGCTACCTGGGAGGCACGTGCGTGAACGTGGGCTGTGTGCCCAAGAAGCTGCTGGTCTACGGCGCGCACTACAGCGAAGACTTCGAGCAGGCGCACGGCTTCGGCTGGTCCGCCCAGGCGCCGAAATTCGACTGGCCCACGCTGATCGCCAACAAGAACCGCGAGATCGAACGCCTGAACGGCATCTACCGCAACCTGCTGGTCAACAGCGGCGTGACGCTGCTGGAAGGGCACGCTCGCATCGTCGATCCGCACAAGGTCGAAATCAACGGCAAGACCTACAGCGCCGCGCACATCCTGGTGGCGACGGGGGGCTGGCCCCAGGTGCCCGACATCCCGGGCAAGGAACACGCCATTACCTCCAACGAGGCCTTCTTCCTGAAGGACCTGCCGCGCCGCGTGCTGGTGGTGGGCGGGGGCTACATCGCCGTGGAGTTCGCGTCCATTTTCAACGGCATGGGCGCGCAGACCGTGCAGTCCTACCGCGGCCCGCTGTTCCTGCGCGGCTTTGACCTGGGCGTGCGCGAGCACCTGCGCGACGAGCTCACCAAGAAAGGCATCGACCTGCGCATGAACACCGAGGTCGCGCGCATCGACAAGCGCGAGGACGGCACGCTGGCCGCCACCTGCAAGGACGGGGCCGTCATCGAGACCGACTGCGTGTTCTACGCCACGGGCCGCCGCCCCATGCTCGACAACCTGGGGCTGGAAAGCACCGGCGTCAAGCTGCGCGAGGATGGCTTCATCGAGGTCGATGACGAATACCGGACGGCCGAACCGTCCATCCTCGCCATCGGCGACGTCATCGGCCGCGTGCCGCTAACGCCCGTGGCGCTGGCCGAGGGCATGGCCGTGGCGCGCCGCCTGTTCCGTCCGCAGGAATACCGCAAGGTGGACTACAAGCTGATCCCCACCGCGGTGTTCAGCCTGCCCAACATCGGCACGGTCGGCATGACGACCGAAGAGGCGCGCGAAGCCGGCTACGAATTGCAGCTCTTCGAAAGCCGCTTCCGGCCCATGAAGCTGACGCTGACCGAATCGCAGGAACGCACGCTGATGAAGGTGATCGTCGACGCGCAGACCGACCGGGTGCTGGGCGTGCACATGGTCGGTCCGGACGCGGGCGAGATCGTGCAGGGCCTTGCGGTGGCGCTGAAGGCGGGCGCGACCAAGGCGGTGTTTGACGACACCATCGGCATCCATCCGACGGCGGCCGAAGAGTTCGTGACGATGCGCACGCCGGTGGCGCAGTAA
- a CDS encoding LysE family translocator — translation MSLETWLAFLGASALLVMLPGPTILTVISYSLTHGKRARLPLVLAVALGDSTALVLSLLGLGALLAASAFWFTVVKTVGGLYLLYLGYRLLRAGVSPATLPAATATGSRWKLFANTYLVTALNPKGMIFFVAFLPQFIDPAGDVTRQLWMLSATFVACAGINAAAYAVFAGSARRMLASPRAQRGFNLGGGALLSAAGIWAMLARRA, via the coding sequence ATGTCTCTCGAAACCTGGCTGGCCTTCCTGGGCGCCTCGGCGCTGCTCGTCATGCTGCCTGGCCCCACCATCCTCACCGTCATCAGCTATTCGCTCACCCACGGCAAGCGCGCCCGCCTGCCGCTGGTGCTGGCCGTGGCGCTGGGCGATTCGACCGCCCTGGTGCTGTCGCTGCTGGGACTGGGCGCGCTGCTCGCCGCCTCGGCGTTCTGGTTCACGGTGGTCAAGACCGTCGGCGGGCTGTATCTGCTGTACCTCGGCTACCGGCTGCTGCGCGCCGGCGTGTCGCCGGCCACGCTGCCCGCGGCGACGGCCACGGGATCGCGCTGGAAGCTGTTCGCCAACACCTACCTGGTCACCGCGCTGAACCCCAAGGGCATGATCTTCTTCGTGGCTTTCCTGCCGCAATTCATCGACCCAGCGGGCGACGTGACGCGGCAGCTTTGGATGCTGTCGGCGACCTTTGTCGCCTGTGCCGGCATCAACGCCGCCGCCTACGCCGTGTTCGCAGGCTCGGCCCGGCGCATGCTGGCGTCGCCGCGCGCGCAGCGCGGCTTCAATCTGGGCGGCGGCGCGCTGCTGTCGGCCGCCGGCATCTGGGCCATGCTGGCCCGCCGCGCCTAG
- a CDS encoding cytochrome c5 family protein: MPHFARLAFALALASLPAHQASADTLAAVNPAGEKLYKSACVVCHASGVANAPKLGDKAAWTPFLAQGADALMVTVLKGKGAMPPRGGSAADEATLRAAVEYMMAAAR; this comes from the coding sequence ATGCCTCACTTTGCCCGACTCGCATTCGCCCTGGCCCTGGCCAGCCTGCCCGCGCACCAGGCGTCGGCGGACACCCTGGCCGCCGTCAACCCCGCCGGCGAAAAGCTCTACAAATCGGCCTGCGTCGTCTGCCATGCCAGCGGCGTGGCCAACGCGCCCAAGCTGGGCGACAAAGCGGCCTGGACGCCGTTCCTGGCGCAAGGCGCGGATGCGCTCATGGTCACCGTGCTGAAAGGCAAGGGCGCCATGCCGCCCCGGGGCGGCTCGGCCGCCGACGAGGCGACGCTGCGCGCCGCGGTGGAATACATGATGGCCGCGGCGCGGTAG